In Gemmatimonadota bacterium, one DNA window encodes the following:
- a CDS encoding amidohydrolase family protein: MRLTTLVLAPVGLLLAAVPFTPRAPQPAAPDLILHHGRIITVDAQDRVAQAIAIRGNRIMAVGTDAEVLRLAGAGTRRIDLGGRAVTPGLLDAHAHFSGGATDRYFLLDVGYPAVKSIADIVAAVRARAAARPAGSFIEGAGWDEGSSPSAA; this comes from the coding sequence ATGCGCCTCACGACCCTCGTCCTCGCTCCCGTCGGCCTGCTGCTGGCCGCCGTGCCGTTCACCCCGCGCGCGCCGCAGCCCGCCGCCCCCGACCTGATCCTGCATCACGGTCGCATCATCACGGTCGACGCGCAGGACCGCGTGGCGCAGGCGATCGCGATCCGCGGCAACCGGATCATGGCCGTCGGGACCGACGCCGAGGTGCTGCGGCTCGCCGGCGCCGGTACGCGCCGGATCGATCTCGGCGGGCGCGCGGTGACGCCGGGGCTGCTCGACGCGCATGCGCACTTCAGCGGCGGAGCTACCGACCGGTACTTCCTGCTCGACGTCGGCTACCCCGCGGTGAAGAGCATCGCCGACATCGTCGCTGCCGTCCGTGCGCGCGCGGCCGCGCGGCCTGCCGGAAGCTTCATCGAAGGGGCCGGGTGGGACGAGGGAAGTTCGCCGAGCGCCGCATGA
- a CDS encoding septum formation initiator family protein, translating into MAAKKTGGGGAAKPRGRRAPGEPLTNKQIIGRVVVGCCALAIVAFAVQGGEYGTIDLLRQRRQLARERAAVDSLTKAVEALKLQKKAVESDPATQERIAREEFGMVKGDKEILYRFVDPADSPER; encoded by the coding sequence GTGGCGGCGAAGAAGACCGGGGGAGGCGGGGCCGCGAAGCCGAGGGGCCGTCGCGCCCCCGGCGAGCCGCTGACCAACAAGCAGATCATCGGGCGCGTGGTGGTGGGCTGCTGCGCGCTCGCGATCGTGGCGTTCGCGGTGCAGGGCGGGGAGTACGGCACGATCGACCTGCTCCGCCAGCGCCGGCAGCTCGCGCGCGAGCGCGCGGCGGTGGATTCGCTGACGAAGGCCGTCGAGGCGCTCAAGTTGCAGAAGAAGGCCGTCGAGAGCGATCCAGCGACGCAGGAGCGGATCGCGCGGGAGGAGTTCGGGATGGTGAAGGGGGATAAGGAGATCCTCTACCGGTTCGTGGACCCGGCTGACTCGCCTGAACGGTGA
- a CDS encoding phosphodiester glycosidase family protein — MRNRPMLVSTACLLLLTACARPPLATLAPSAFPFPVDSVRVRRVADGALLHSVHSPRGPWAIQVLDVRLDRGYSARAVKGAPGAVGRAKTSELMRTLAQSCEVVGGVNADFFLFTPPGVPTGAHVSAGRVVTPPSAKPVFAIDSAGKPHITTLRLRDPRTMVVDDPALATASLLPFHPLEAVGGRPVLARDSVIADGVDTEGQASFATARHPRTAVGIANGGRRLLLVVVDGRQAGYSDGMTLRELATLMLALGAPDALNLDGGGSTALVYADPDSAGMMRLANHPSDPTGERAVGNALAIVRGCRARWSPRSDRGARAGGAQRHAPFARSAAISSRRRIFPDADLGTFSMNSTTRTFL, encoded by the coding sequence ATGCGCAACCGTCCGATGCTGGTCAGCACTGCCTGCCTGCTGCTCCTCACCGCGTGCGCACGACCGCCGCTGGCGACGCTCGCGCCCTCGGCATTCCCGTTCCCGGTCGACAGCGTGCGCGTCCGCCGCGTCGCCGACGGCGCGTTGCTGCACTCGGTCCACTCGCCGCGCGGGCCGTGGGCGATCCAGGTGCTCGACGTCCGACTCGATCGCGGCTACTCGGCGCGGGCGGTGAAGGGCGCACCGGGTGCCGTGGGGCGCGCGAAGACGTCGGAACTGATGCGGACGCTCGCGCAGAGCTGCGAGGTCGTCGGTGGTGTGAACGCCGACTTCTTCCTGTTCACTCCGCCGGGCGTCCCCACCGGCGCGCATGTGTCGGCGGGTCGCGTGGTCACGCCGCCGTCGGCGAAGCCGGTGTTCGCGATCGATTCGGCCGGCAAGCCGCACATCACCACGCTCAGGCTGCGCGACCCGCGCACGATGGTCGTCGACGATCCGGCGCTCGCGACGGCGTCGTTGCTGCCGTTCCATCCGCTCGAGGCCGTGGGAGGACGCCCCGTGCTGGCGCGCGACAGCGTGATCGCGGACGGTGTCGACACGGAAGGGCAGGCGAGCTTCGCGACCGCGAGGCATCCGCGCACGGCCGTCGGCATCGCGAACGGCGGCCGGCGGCTCCTCCTCGTCGTCGTGGACGGGCGACAGGCGGGCTACAGCGACGGCATGACGCTCCGCGAGCTCGCGACGCTCATGCTCGCGCTCGGTGCACCCGATGCGCTCAATCTCGACGGCGGCGGTTCGACCGCGCTCGTGTACGCCGATCCCGACTCGGCCGGCATGATGCGGCTCGCGAACCACCCGTCGGATCCGACCGGCGAGCGCGCGGTGGGGAACGCGTTGGCGATCGTGCGGGGGTGTCGGGCGCGCTGGAGTCCGCGGTCGGATCGCGGTGCGCGCGCTGGGGGCGCGCAACGTCACGCGCCCTTCGCGCGCTCCGCGGCGATCAGCTCGCGCCGCAGGATCTTCCCCGACGCCGACTTGGGCACCTTCTCGATGAACTCGACGACGCGGACCTTCTTGTAG
- a CDS encoding creatininase family protein — protein MSTPRPWILAEQTFPAVRSAGYEVALLPWGATEAHNLHLPYGTDTIQCDALAAESARLAWERGARVAVLPTVPFGVNTTQLDIPFTLNMNPSTQLALLGDLVSALAGQGVRKLVIFNGHGGNDFKPLIRELQPRTPVFLSALNWWQVVDGRAYFADLGDHAGELETSVMQQVAPALVRPLAEAGDGHANAWRIAAFREGWAWAPRPWTRVTADTGIGDPRAATREKGEAYSAAVCERIAGFLVELAATELADLIEKPTR, from the coding sequence ATGTCGACACCCCGCCCCTGGATCCTCGCCGAGCAGACCTTTCCCGCGGTCCGCAGCGCCGGCTACGAGGTCGCCCTGCTGCCGTGGGGTGCGACCGAGGCGCACAACCTGCACCTCCCGTACGGCACCGACACCATCCAGTGCGATGCGCTCGCGGCGGAGTCCGCGCGGCTCGCATGGGAGCGCGGGGCGCGAGTGGCGGTGCTCCCGACGGTGCCCTTCGGCGTGAACACGACGCAGCTCGACATCCCGTTCACGCTCAACATGAATCCGAGCACGCAGCTCGCATTGCTCGGCGATCTCGTCTCCGCGCTGGCGGGGCAGGGCGTGCGCAAGCTCGTGATCTTCAACGGGCACGGCGGCAACGACTTCAAGCCGCTCATCCGCGAGCTGCAGCCGCGCACACCGGTCTTCCTGAGCGCGCTCAACTGGTGGCAGGTGGTCGACGGCCGCGCCTACTTCGCGGACCTCGGCGATCACGCCGGAGAGCTGGAGACGAGCGTGATGCAGCAGGTCGCGCCGGCGCTCGTGCGGCCGCTCGCGGAAGCCGGCGACGGCCACGCGAACGCATGGCGGATCGCGGCCTTCCGCGAAGGCTGGGCCTGGGCACCGCGCCCGTGGACGCGCGTCACGGCGGATACGGGCATCGGCGATCCGCGCGCCGCGACGCGCGAGAAGGGCGAGGCCTATTCGGCCGCGGTCTGCGAACGCATCGCGGGCTTCCTCGTGGAGCTCGCGGCGACGGAGCTCGCGGACCTTATCGAGAAGCCGACGCGCTGA
- a CDS encoding amidohydrolase — protein sequence MITAADLDAASPSHPVVLHEHHGHYVVANSVALRMAGITRDTPHPANGTIDRDADGAPTGVLKESAQGLVQRLIPPLTPAQEEEAMRALVRDFNAEGMTGFKEPGVSGTTFDTYRRLAAEGALPLRVFVLFSGGRSVAQAERLIRERAALARPYASTGDDHVIAGGVKLFADGSGGARTAWLYDEWNVGLSGTDAGNRGYPAMDPDTLRRMIAMYHSAGMHVSTHAIGDRTIDWVVDSYDAALRERPSKGMRHGIIHANIPTDHAIDVMARLQRDFDAGYPEPSATFQWWIGDNYAGNFGMARSRRLNPFRTFQRKGMIWANGSDFLVTPFAARYGVWAAVSRTTMLDRYAGDPFGRDEAVDVRTALRAATIWTAHQMFLDTKIGSLEVGKLADLAVWDRDPYSAATADLKEMRCLLTVFDGKVVYTAAGGPF from the coding sequence ATGATCACCGCGGCCGACCTCGACGCGGCGTCGCCGTCGCACCCGGTGGTGCTCCACGAACACCACGGGCACTACGTGGTGGCTAACAGCGTCGCGCTGCGAATGGCCGGCATCACGCGCGACACGCCCCATCCCGCGAACGGTACGATCGACCGCGACGCCGACGGCGCGCCGACGGGTGTGCTCAAGGAGTCGGCGCAGGGGCTGGTGCAACGGCTGATCCCTCCGCTCACGCCCGCGCAGGAGGAGGAGGCGATGCGCGCGCTGGTGCGCGACTTCAATGCCGAAGGGATGACCGGCTTCAAGGAGCCCGGGGTCTCGGGCACCACGTTCGACACCTATCGCCGGCTCGCCGCCGAAGGCGCGCTGCCGCTGCGTGTGTTCGTACTCTTCTCGGGAGGCCGCAGCGTGGCGCAGGCCGAGCGCCTCATCCGCGAGCGTGCCGCGCTGGCGCGGCCGTACGCGTCGACGGGTGACGACCACGTGATCGCCGGTGGCGTGAAGCTCTTCGCCGACGGCTCGGGCGGGGCGCGCACCGCCTGGCTCTACGACGAATGGAACGTCGGACTCAGCGGGACCGACGCGGGGAACCGCGGCTATCCGGCGATGGATCCCGACACGCTGCGCCGGATGATCGCGATGTATCACTCGGCGGGGATGCACGTGAGCACACACGCGATCGGCGACCGGACGATCGACTGGGTGGTGGACAGCTACGACGCAGCGCTGCGCGAGCGGCCCTCCAAGGGGATGCGCCACGGGATCATCCACGCGAACATCCCGACAGATCATGCGATCGACGTGATGGCGCGACTGCAGCGCGACTTCGATGCCGGCTATCCGGAGCCGAGCGCGACCTTCCAATGGTGGATCGGCGACAACTATGCGGGCAACTTCGGGATGGCCCGGTCGCGGCGGCTCAATCCCTTCCGGACCTTCCAGCGGAAGGGGATGATCTGGGCGAACGGGTCCGACTTCTTGGTGACCCCGTTCGCCGCGCGCTACGGCGTGTGGGCCGCCGTCTCGCGCACGACGATGCTCGACCGCTACGCCGGTGACCCGTTCGGTCGCGACGAGGCGGTGGACGTGCGGACCGCGCTGCGCGCGGCGACGATCTGGACCGCGCACCAGATGTTCCTCGACACGAAGATCGGCTCGCTCGAAGTGGGGAAGCTCGCCGACCTCGCCGTGTGGGACCGCGATCCATACTCGGCGGCGACGGCCGACCTGAAGGAGATGCGCTGCCTGCTGACGGTGTTCGACGGGAAGGTGGTGTACACGGCGGCCGGAGGGCCTTTCTGA
- the eno gene encoding phosphopyruvate hydratase, with protein sequence MSIIIGIQAREILDSRGNPTVEADVILEGGTYGRAAVPSGASTGEHEANEMRDGDAKRYLGKGVQKAVANVSKLIEPELIGLDVTEQMTIDRAMIALDGTKNKSKLGANAMLAVSMASARAAAASVDLSLHKYLGGPMARTLPVPMMNILNGGAHATNTVDFQEYMIVPVGAETFSEALRMGAEVFHALKKVLVKRKLSTGVGDEGGFAPDLKSDEEALQVVMEAITAAGYDPGTEIAIALDCAASELYVKGKYTFKKSGAGIKTAEEMVEMYAKWLNKYPIVSIEDGLAEGDWKGWGYLTEKLGDRVQLVGDDLFCTNVELLARGIEEEVANAILVKLNQIGTLTETLETIEMAGRNGYRSIISHRSGETEDTFIADLAVATNAGQIKTGSASRTDRVAKYNQLLRIEAELGAHAEFPGGAIYGLND encoded by the coding sequence AGGCCCGCGAGATCCTCGACTCGCGCGGCAATCCCACCGTCGAAGCCGACGTCATCCTCGAAGGCGGCACCTACGGCCGCGCGGCGGTGCCGAGCGGCGCCTCGACCGGTGAGCACGAGGCCAACGAGATGCGCGACGGCGACGCCAAGCGCTATCTCGGCAAGGGGGTGCAGAAGGCCGTCGCGAACGTCTCGAAGCTGATCGAGCCCGAGCTCATCGGCCTCGACGTGACGGAGCAGATGACGATCGACCGCGCGATGATCGCGCTCGACGGCACCAAGAACAAGTCGAAGCTCGGCGCGAACGCGATGCTCGCCGTGTCCATGGCTTCGGCGCGCGCCGCGGCCGCGAGCGTCGACCTTTCGCTGCACAAGTACCTCGGCGGCCCGATGGCCCGCACGCTCCCCGTGCCGATGATGAACATCCTCAACGGCGGCGCGCACGCGACCAACACGGTCGACTTCCAGGAGTACATGATCGTCCCGGTGGGCGCGGAGACCTTCTCCGAGGCGCTGCGCATGGGCGCCGAGGTGTTCCACGCGCTCAAGAAGGTGCTGGTCAAGCGGAAGCTCTCGACCGGCGTCGGCGACGAGGGCGGCTTCGCCCCCGACCTCAAGAGCGACGAGGAAGCGCTGCAGGTCGTGATGGAAGCGATCACCGCCGCCGGCTACGACCCGGGCACCGAGATCGCGATCGCGCTCGACTGCGCCGCGAGCGAGCTGTACGTGAAGGGGAAGTACACCTTCAAGAAGAGCGGCGCCGGCATCAAGACCGCCGAGGAGATGGTCGAGATGTACGCGAAGTGGCTCAACAAGTATCCGATCGTCTCGATCGAGGACGGCCTCGCCGAAGGCGACTGGAAGGGCTGGGGTTATCTCACCGAGAAGCTCGGCGACCGGGTGCAGCTCGTGGGCGACGACCTCTTCTGCACCAACGTCGAGCTGCTCGCCCGCGGCATCGAGGAGGAAGTGGCGAACGCGATCCTCGTGAAGCTCAACCAGATCGGCACGCTCACCGAGACGCTCGAGACCATCGAGATGGCGGGCCGCAACGGCTACCGCTCGATCATCTCGCACCGTTCGGGCGAGACCGAGGACACGTTCATCGCGGACCTCGCGGTCGCGACGAACGCGGGCCAGATCAAGACCGGCTCGGCGAGCCGCACCGACCGCGTGGCGAAGTACAACCAGCTGCTGCGGATCGAGGCGGAGCTGGGGGCGCACGCCGAGTTCCCGGGCGGCGCGATCTACGGCCTCAACGACTGA
- a CDS encoding DUF2132 domain-containing protein: protein MMSTPSAQPNNPLHGITLERMLTEMVEHLGWKKMADEVRIACFTTDPSVSSSLKFLRKTPWARKKVENLYLDYRGDWDGSKAT from the coding sequence ATCATGTCCACGCCGAGCGCCCAGCCCAACAACCCGCTGCACGGGATCACGCTCGAGCGGATGCTCACCGAGATGGTCGAGCACCTCGGCTGGAAGAAGATGGCCGATGAGGTTCGCATCGCCTGCTTCACGACCGATCCGAGCGTCTCGTCGAGCCTGAAGTTCCTGCGCAAGACGCCCTGGGCGCGGAAGAAGGTCGAGAACCTCTACCTCGACTATCGCGGCGACTGGGACGGATCGAAGGCGACGTAG
- a CDS encoding Ig-like domain-containing protein: MVYISKLTKRLAAGRWAVVLVAALAACSTTDVVAASEEPVLPEVTDVRVLPESVSLPVGRSVRLSADVRDNQGNVMSGQSITWSSSDATVATVDTAGAVQLVNTGTVEIRASVRGKSARSLVTSTPIPVAAVRISPSSVSLQVGQQASLAAATLSSTDSVLSGRTVTWSSGNAAVASVDAAGRVTAVSSGSATVTAASEGILGVASVTVQAVPVAAPGTVSDLAVTAVNDTTATLRFTDAGNGIGGGARYVVRYALPPIAWATASNVARGTCVTPVSAASAGAVVSCTIRGLTPGTGYRFQVMAYRGTIGTDAVYGAVSNTASGTTTVAVPVVASVAVAPGTASILTGATATFTATARDAGGNVIGGQTITWSSTSTGVATISAAGVATAVSAGTTTVRATIGGISGNATLTVSAPVVAVASVAVTPGSASIVSGATQTFAATPRDAAGNALTGRSVTWTSTNTAVATVSAAGVATAVAAGSATIRATVEGIVGNAALTVTAPVITVASVDVAPNTRTLSTGATLTFTATPRDAAGNAIAGRTVTWSSTNGAVASVSAAGVASALAVGSTTIRATVNGIAGDAALTVTAPAATSGFTNEPAGFATLGEWRNAAGLDANGWYDDGNPNQWGSKTRVTTGYAGTPRIGGAAVIRSFYAAGVAGGYDPGRMQLNLPSGTDEIFFAAEVQFGHDYPMSTSSGGNKQMFVTFSGGGRYFLNLDDGQAQGKWGVYQQSTPLVQSNIDLVYGAWVKVEWYLKKDTGTGNGIMRLWIDGVLAVERTNLTFPAGSMSMAYDDGSNNGNHLVEGDVRTIRYEHGAAVDANRWMSVLRVSTPRADARARERAGFRTILEPRRPARESPGQAVVHAAVVASSMDPIDLFARSPVIGAVVLSALLFVGLLGATKLRRSKRGPKPPEETGTRFTNAPDLAIVLIGLLLLGLVVSRLVRFLT; the protein is encoded by the coding sequence ATGGTCTACATCTCGAAGCTCACCAAGCGACTCGCGGCCGGCCGATGGGCGGTGGTGCTCGTCGCCGCACTGGCCGCCTGCTCGACGACCGACGTCGTCGCCGCCTCGGAGGAGCCGGTCCTGCCCGAGGTGACCGACGTGCGGGTGCTCCCCGAATCCGTGTCGCTGCCGGTCGGCCGCTCGGTGCGGCTGAGCGCCGACGTCCGCGACAATCAAGGCAACGTGATGTCGGGCCAGTCGATCACCTGGTCGAGCTCCGACGCGACCGTCGCGACCGTCGACACTGCCGGCGCCGTGCAACTCGTCAATACCGGGACCGTCGAGATCCGCGCCTCCGTGCGCGGCAAGTCCGCGCGCTCCCTCGTCACGAGCACGCCGATCCCGGTCGCCGCCGTCCGCATCTCGCCGTCGTCGGTGAGTCTGCAGGTGGGGCAGCAGGCCTCGCTCGCGGCGGCGACGCTCAGCTCCACCGACTCGGTCCTCTCGGGGCGCACGGTCACTTGGTCCTCCGGCAATGCCGCCGTCGCTTCCGTCGACGCCGCGGGTCGGGTCACCGCCGTGAGTTCCGGCAGCGCCACCGTCACCGCCGCCAGCGAGGGGATCCTCGGCGTGGCCTCCGTCACGGTGCAGGCCGTTCCCGTCGCCGCACCCGGTACGGTGAGCGACCTGGCCGTGACCGCCGTGAACGACACGACGGCGACGCTCCGCTTCACCGATGCCGGCAACGGGATCGGCGGCGGCGCGCGCTACGTCGTGCGCTATGCGCTGCCGCCGATCGCGTGGGCGACCGCGAGCAACGTGGCGCGCGGCACCTGCGTCACGCCGGTCAGCGCCGCCTCCGCCGGTGCGGTGGTGAGCTGCACGATCCGCGGCCTCACCCCGGGCACGGGATACCGTTTCCAGGTGATGGCGTACCGCGGCACGATCGGGACCGACGCCGTCTACGGCGCGGTCTCCAACACGGCGTCGGGCACGACGACCGTCGCCGTCCCCGTCGTTGCATCCGTCGCCGTCGCACCCGGGACCGCCTCCATCCTCACGGGCGCCACCGCGACCTTCACCGCCACCGCGCGTGATGCCGGCGGCAACGTGATCGGGGGTCAGACCATCACCTGGAGTTCCACCAGCACCGGCGTCGCCACGATCTCAGCGGCGGGGGTCGCCACGGCCGTCTCCGCGGGGACCACGACGGTCCGCGCGACCATCGGCGGCATCAGCGGCAACGCGACCCTCACGGTGAGCGCGCCGGTCGTCGCCGTCGCCTCCGTCGCCGTGACCCCGGGTAGCGCGTCGATCGTATCGGGCGCCACACAGACCTTCGCGGCGACCCCGCGCGACGCGGCCGGGAACGCATTGACCGGCCGCAGCGTGACCTGGACTTCGACCAACACCGCCGTCGCCACCGTCTCGGCTGCCGGCGTCGCCACGGCCGTCGCCGCGGGCAGCGCCACCATCCGTGCCACCGTCGAGGGCATCGTCGGCAACGCCGCACTGACGGTCACGGCACCGGTCATCACCGTCGCCTCGGTGGACGTGGCACCGAACACTCGCACGCTCTCCACCGGTGCGACCCTCACGTTCACCGCGACGCCGCGCGACGCGGCAGGCAACGCGATCGCCGGGCGCACCGTGACCTGGTCATCGACGAACGGCGCCGTGGCGTCGGTCTCGGCCGCTGGCGTCGCAAGCGCGCTCGCGGTCGGCAGTACGACGATCCGCGCGACGGTGAACGGGATCGCCGGAGACGCGGCGCTCACCGTCACCGCGCCGGCGGCGACGAGCGGCTTCACGAACGAGCCGGCCGGCTTCGCGACGCTGGGCGAGTGGCGCAACGCCGCCGGCCTTGACGCGAACGGCTGGTACGATGACGGCAATCCGAACCAATGGGGCTCGAAGACCCGAGTCACCACCGGCTACGCTGGCACGCCGCGCATCGGCGGCGCGGCGGTGATCCGGAGCTTCTATGCGGCCGGCGTCGCCGGAGGCTACGACCCGGGCCGCATGCAGCTCAACCTTCCCAGCGGCACCGACGAGATCTTCTTCGCAGCCGAGGTTCAGTTCGGACACGACTATCCGATGTCTACATCGTCGGGCGGCAACAAGCAGATGTTCGTGACCTTCTCCGGCGGCGGTCGCTACTTCCTGAACCTCGATGACGGTCAGGCGCAGGGCAAATGGGGCGTGTACCAGCAGTCCACGCCGCTGGTGCAGTCGAACATCGATCTGGTGTACGGCGCGTGGGTGAAGGTGGAGTGGTATCTCAAGAAGGACACCGGCACCGGCAACGGCATCATGCGGCTGTGGATCGATGGCGTACTGGCGGTGGAACGCACGAACCTCACTTTCCCGGCGGGCTCGATGTCGATGGCCTATGACGACGGATCGAACAACGGGAATCACCTGGTCGAGGGAGACGTCCGTACCATCCGTTATGAGCATGGCGCGGCCGTGGACGCCAACCGCTGGATGTCGGTCCTTCGGGTCTCGACGCCCCGCGCTGATGCCCGGGCGCGTGAGCGCGCGGGATTTCGAACGATCCTCGAACCGCGACGGCCTGCCCGGGAATCTCCCGGGCAGGCCGTCGTGCATGCAGCGGTGGTAGCTTCGTCCATGGATCCGATCGATCTCTTCGCGCGGTCCCCCGTCATCGGGGCGGTGGTGCTCTCGGCGTTGCTCTTCGTCGGCCTGCTCGGGGCGACGAAGCTGCGGCGGAGCAAGCGCGGGCCGAAGCCGCCGGAGGAGACGGGCACGAGATTCACGAACGCGCCCGATCTTGCGATCGTCCTGATCGGACTGCTGCTGTTGGGCCTCGTGGTGAGCCGGTTGGTGCGCTTCCTGACGTGA